From the Desulfarculaceae bacterium genome, one window contains:
- a CDS encoding FAD-dependent oxidoreductase yields the protein MSQRLVLAGAGHAHMMVLQSLAEIVGQGVKVTVIGPGARHYYSGLGPGMLGGTYQPEDISFPVQAMVERAGGVFLQDKVIGIDPLAKKVLTQNNGAVPYDVLSCNTGSSIPDETVEREARVYRVKPIENLLEARWRIEELARDRMVDIGVVGGGPASLEIGGNAWAVARRNGGKGAAVRIYAGSKFLKRAPSGVASRAREVFAQRGIEIIEGSYAKHVGSARVELDDGRAFEHDMVFLVTGVKPRPLFGPSGLPVGPDGGLMVNRYLQCSDYPDIFGGGDCIYFEPRPLDKVGVFAVRQNPVLLHNLKARLTGGELQDFEPQGAYLLIYNLGGGMGILHKWGFIVQGKLAFAFKDYLDRSFMNKFKPEWDT from the coding sequence ATGTCTCAGCGCCTGGTGCTAGCCGGAGCGGGCCACGCCCACATGATGGTGTTGCAGAGCCTGGCCGAGATCGTCGGCCAGGGGGTGAAGGTAACGGTGATCGGGCCGGGAGCTCGCCACTATTACTCGGGCTTGGGCCCGGGCATGTTGGGCGGCACCTACCAGCCAGAGGACATCAGCTTCCCGGTGCAGGCCATGGTGGAGCGGGCGGGCGGGGTGTTCCTGCAAGACAAGGTGATCGGCATCGACCCCCTGGCCAAAAAGGTGCTGACCCAGAACAACGGCGCGGTGCCCTACGACGTGCTCTCCTGCAACACGGGCAGCTCGATCCCCGACGAGACCGTGGAGCGCGAGGCCAGGGTCTATAGGGTCAAGCCCATCGAAAATCTGTTGGAGGCGCGCTGGCGCATCGAGGAGCTAGCCCGCGACCGGATGGTGGACATCGGGGTGGTGGGCGGGGGCCCGGCCTCGCTGGAGATTGGGGGCAACGCCTGGGCCGTGGCCCGCAGGAACGGCGGCAAAGGCGCGGCGGTGCGCATCTACGCGGGGAGCAAGTTCCTCAAGCGGGCGCCCTCGGGCGTGGCCTCCCGCGCCCGCGAGGTGTTTGCCCAACGCGGCATAGAGATCATCGAGGGCAGCTACGCCAAGCACGTGGGCTCGGCCCGGGTGGAGCTGGACGACGGCCGCGCCTTTGAGCACGACATGGTGTTTTTGGTCACCGGAGTAAAGCCCCGCCCCCTGTTCGGGCCCTCGGGCCTGCCCGTGGGGCCGGACGGCGGGCTCATGGTCAACCGGTATCTGCAATGCTCGGACTACCCCGACATCTTCGGCGGGGGCGACTGCATCTACTTCGAGCCCCGCCCCCTGGACAAGGTGGGGGTGTTCGCGGTGCGCCAGAACCCGGTGCTGCTCCATAACCTCAAGGCGCGCCTGACCGGCGGCGAGCTCCAGGACTTTGAGCCCCAAGGGGCCTATCTGCTCATCTACAACCTGGGCGGCGGGATGGGCATCCTGCACAAGTGGGGCTTCATCGTGCAGGGCAAGCTGGCCTTCGCCTTTAAGGACTATCTGGACCGCAGCTTCATGAACAAGTTCAAGCCGGAGTGGGACACCTAA
- a CDS encoding CopD family protein yields MRPTRLLLAALGGAVLLLILAALPAGATPYFSAQTGQSCAFCHENPDGGSTLTPQGYAFRARGYSLDPALKPALWREALSLGAGFLHILAAVIWFGAIFYIHLFIGPRSLSKGVPKGERILGLAGMITLAITGAALTWLRVPTWASLVNTTFGIVLLIKVGLFLVMLFIAVLVNTYIHRHLKQDADQAAQAPSPGASHPEWPTHLIYDGQAYDVSNSKLWPGGEHMRRHQAGEDLTEALAAAPHGPEVLERLPKLGPVAPAEAKAGPELGPTARLLVVLSYVVLGAMVGVLLCLAWWNWGPPLANAAQPFRPDAAKACIECHKKATPGIYADWVRSRHASAKVSCLHCHQAEASDPDVDQAHYKVYAKGDGPWAQGRFRAPVSPVVTPKDCSRCHPDEAKQYARSKHAATLKIIWAIDPWLNYGLNSGLERATGCFHCHGTVLKLGADGKLDPLTWPNVGVGRLNLDGSWGSCAACHTRHRFSLAEARQPETCGQCHLGPDHPQKEIYAESKHGAIYRSAGTTWNFDAAPGAWTPGVDYRAPTCAACHMSGSGSVLTTHDVGERLSWELQTPLTIRPSEFKPWPSPVAWQKARAQMQAVCLQCHGEQWVLSHYEQMDGVIKDYNQVYYAPSKAKLDQLYAQGLMARDALFRSPLWVEFYELWHHEGRRARMGTAMMAPDYAWWHGFYECKKRYVKFHEAADRLLAEKRKAFVAPYFPGATGSRTPPAALKGPVR; encoded by the coding sequence ATGAGACCTACCCGCCTCTTGCTGGCTGCCTTGGGCGGCGCAGTGTTGCTGCTGATTCTGGCCGCCTTGCCGGCCGGAGCCACCCCCTATTTCTCGGCCCAGACCGGCCAGTCCTGCGCCTTTTGCCACGAGAACCCGGACGGCGGCTCCACCCTCACCCCTCAGGGCTACGCCTTCCGGGCCCGGGGCTACAGCCTGGACCCGGCGCTCAAGCCCGCCCTGTGGCGCGAGGCCCTGTCCCTGGGCGCGGGCTTTTTGCATATCCTGGCCGCGGTGATCTGGTTCGGGGCCATCTTCTACATCCACCTGTTCATCGGCCCCCGCTCCCTGAGCAAGGGGGTGCCCAAGGGCGAGCGCATCCTGGGCCTGGCCGGGATGATCACCCTGGCCATAACCGGCGCGGCGCTCACCTGGCTCCGGGTGCCCACCTGGGCCTCGCTGGTCAACACCACCTTCGGCATCGTGCTGCTGATCAAGGTGGGCTTGTTCCTGGTGATGCTGTTCATCGCGGTGCTGGTGAACACCTATATCCACCGCCATCTCAAGCAGGACGCGGACCAGGCGGCCCAGGCCCCCTCCCCCGGCGCTAGCCACCCCGAATGGCCCACCCACCTGATATACGACGGCCAGGCCTACGACGTATCAAACAGCAAGCTGTGGCCCGGCGGCGAGCACATGCGCCGCCACCAAGCGGGAGAGGACCTCACCGAGGCCCTGGCCGCCGCGCCCCACGGCCCCGAGGTGTTGGAGCGCCTGCCCAAGCTGGGGCCCGTGGCCCCGGCCGAGGCCAAGGCAGGCCCCGAGCTGGGACCCACCGCCCGGCTGCTGGTGGTGCTCTCCTACGTGGTCCTGGGGGCCATGGTGGGCGTGCTCCTGTGTCTGGCCTGGTGGAACTGGGGCCCGCCCCTGGCCAACGCGGCTCAGCCCTTTAGGCCCGACGCGGCCAAGGCCTGCATCGAGTGCCACAAGAAAGCCACCCCGGGCATCTACGCCGACTGGGTGCGCTCGCGCCACGCCTCGGCCAAGGTGAGCTGTTTGCACTGCCACCAGGCCGAGGCCAGCGACCCGGACGTGGACCAGGCCCACTACAAAGTCTACGCCAAAGGCGACGGCCCTTGGGCCCAGGGCCGCTTCCGCGCGCCGGTCAGCCCGGTGGTCACGCCCAAGGACTGCTCCCGCTGCCACCCGGACGAAGCCAAGCAGTACGCGAGGAGCAAACACGCCGCGACCCTGAAGATCATCTGGGCCATCGATCCCTGGCTCAATTACGGCCTCAACTCCGGCCTGGAGCGGGCCACGGGCTGCTTCCACTGCCACGGCACGGTGCTCAAGCTGGGCGCGGACGGCAAGCTGGACCCTCTGACCTGGCCCAACGTGGGGGTGGGACGCCTCAACCTGGACGGCTCCTGGGGCTCCTGCGCGGCCTGTCACACCCGGCACCGCTTCTCCCTGGCCGAGGCGCGCCAGCCCGAGACCTGCGGCCAGTGCCACCTGGGCCCGGATCATCCCCAAAAGGAGATCTACGCCGAGTCCAAGCACGGGGCCATCTACCGCTCGGCCGGAACCACCTGGAACTTCGACGCCGCGCCCGGCGCCTGGACGCCGGGGGTGGACTACCGCGCGCCCACCTGCGCCGCCTGCCACATGAGCGGCTCGGGCAGCGTGCTCACCACCCACGACGTGGGCGAGCGCCTCTCCTGGGAGCTGCAAACGCCCCTGACCATCCGGCCCTCCGAATTCAAGCCCTGGCCCTCGCCGGTGGCCTGGCAAAAGGCCCGTGCCCAAATGCAGGCCGTGTGCCTGCAATGCCACGGCGAGCAATGGGTGCTCAGCCATTACGAGCAGATGGACGGAGTGATCAAGGACTACAACCAGGTCTACTACGCGCCCAGCAAGGCCAAGCTGGACCAGCTCTACGCCCAGGGCCTCATGGCCCGGGACGCCTTATTCCGGAGCCCCCTGTGGGTCGAGTTCTACGAGCTGTGGCACCACGAGGGCCGCCGGGCCCGCATGGGCACGGCCATGATGGCCCCGGACTATGCCTGGTGGCACGGCTTCTACGAGTGCAAAAAGCGCTACGTGAAGTTCCATGAGGCGGCCGACCGACTGCTCGCGGAAAAGCGCAAGGCCTTCGTGGCTCCCTACTTCCCGGGAGCAACGGGCAGCCGCACCCCGCCCGCCGCGCTCAAGGGGCCGGTGCGCTGA
- a CDS encoding cytochrome c3 family protein has translation MKKAITLAGMALLLAAWCLMPGAGLAAEQAAPNQPKVKEFRIVRGMSPQARACIECHKLVSPGIFDDWANSRHASANISCADCHLAKEGEADISQTHYKVYEKGDNKWATSQYRAPVAGVVTPKDCSRCHPDEAKQYSVSKHANTLQIIWTIDPWLNYGLNSDLERTSGCFHCHGTVLKVDKDGKLDPLTWPNVGVGRLNLDGSKGSCAACHTRHRFAVSEARKPDTCGQCHLGPDHPQIEIWDESKHGAIYRSAGTTWNFNAAPGTWTPGVDYRTPTCAACHMSGSGSVLTTHDVTERLSWELQAPLTIRPQDFKPWPAKSSWQQERKKMQAVCLQCHSEQWVLSHYAQLDGVVRDYNEVYFKPTKKKLDELYAKDLMPKDAFFKSPLWNEFYELWHHEGRRARMGTAMMAPDYAWWHGFYECKKRYVKFHEEADHLIATHKKAYVAPYFPGATGSTKKPPQIFGNKK, from the coding sequence TCAGGCCCGGGCCTGTATCGAGTGCCACAAGCTGGTCTCGCCGGGTATCTTCGACGACTGGGCCAACAGCCGCCACGCCAGCGCCAACATAAGCTGCGCCGACTGCCATTTGGCCAAGGAGGGCGAGGCGGACATCAGCCAGACCCACTACAAGGTCTACGAGAAGGGCGACAACAAGTGGGCCACCAGCCAGTACCGGGCGCCGGTGGCCGGGGTGGTTACGCCCAAGGACTGCTCCCGCTGCCACCCGGACGAAGCCAAGCAGTACTCGGTGAGCAAGCACGCCAACACCTTGCAAATCATCTGGACCATCGACCCCTGGCTCAACTACGGGCTCAACAGTGACCTGGAGCGCACCAGCGGCTGCTTCCACTGTCACGGCACGGTGCTAAAGGTGGACAAGGACGGCAAGCTGGACCCGCTTACCTGGCCCAACGTGGGCGTGGGGCGGCTCAACCTGGACGGCTCCAAGGGCTCCTGCGCGGCCTGCCACACCCGGCACCGCTTCGCGGTGAGCGAGGCGCGCAAGCCCGACACCTGCGGCCAGTGCCACCTGGGCCCGGACCACCCCCAGATCGAGATCTGGGACGAGTCCAAGCACGGGGCCATCTACCGCTCGGCCGGGACCACCTGGAACTTCAACGCAGCCCCCGGCACCTGGACCCCCGGAGTGGACTACCGCACCCCCACCTGCGCCGCTTGCCACATGAGCGGCTCGGGCAGCGTGCTCACCACCCACGACGTTACCGAGCGCCTCTCCTGGGAGCTGCAAGCCCCCTTGACCATCCGGCCCCAGGACTTCAAGCCCTGGCCGGCCAAGAGCTCCTGGCAACAGGAGCGCAAGAAGATGCAGGCCGTCTGCTTGCAGTGCCACAGCGAGCAGTGGGTGCTCAGCCACTACGCCCAGTTGGACGGCGTGGTGCGCGACTACAACGAGGTGTACTTCAAACCCACCAAGAAGAAGCTGGACGAGCTCTACGCCAAGGACCTCATGCCCAAGGACGCCTTCTTCAAGAGCCCCTTGTGGAACGAGTTCTATGAGCTGTGGCATCACGAAGGCCGCCGGGCGCGCATGGGCACGGCCATGATGGCCCCGGACTACGCCTGGTGGCACGGCTTCTACGAGTGCAAGAAGCGCTACGTGAAGTTCCATGAGGAGGCCGACCACCTCATCGCCACCCACAAGAAGGCCTATGTGGCGCCCTACTTCCCCGGCGCCACGGGCAGCACCAAGAAGCCGCCCCAGATCTTCGGAAACAAGAAGTAG